A window from Verrucomicrobiia bacterium encodes these proteins:
- a CDS encoding glycoside hydrolase family 43 protein yields MRPPQYSSFRPGALWLDNHGVHINAHGGGVLFHDGVYYWFGEHKIAGEAGNAAHVGVHVYASLDLYNWTDEGVALPVSDEPGCPITRGCILERPKVLFNPDTKKFVMWFHLEPKDAGYSGSLSGVAVADQVTGPYQFLRAFRPNAGVWPLNVPEADRHELSVTERERLDAMDLGGGPRPWYPKQLLFRRDFAGGQMARDMTLFVDDDGGAYHIYASEGNGTLHISRLSDDFLSPAGQFVRVRPGRFNEAPALFKRSGRYFMFTSDCTGWAPNPARLLAADSIWGPWEELGNPCLGDGLQIASTFASQSTFVLPVHGLHDAFIFMADRWRPENAIDGRYVWLPIEFRHGVPVLVWRDEWTLDCFPA; encoded by the coding sequence ATGAGACCCCCGCAATATTCATCGTTTCGGCCCGGTGCTTTGTGGCTGGACAACCATGGCGTTCACATCAACGCGCACGGCGGCGGCGTGCTGTTTCACGACGGTGTTTACTACTGGTTCGGCGAGCACAAGATCGCGGGCGAAGCGGGCAACGCGGCGCATGTCGGCGTGCATGTTTACGCCTCGCTGGATCTTTACAACTGGACGGATGAAGGCGTTGCACTGCCGGTCAGCGATGAGCCGGGCTGCCCCATCACGCGCGGCTGCATCCTCGAGCGGCCCAAAGTCCTCTTCAATCCGGACACGAAAAAGTTTGTGATGTGGTTTCACTTGGAGCCGAAGGACGCGGGCTATAGCGGTTCGTTGAGCGGCGTGGCGGTGGCGGATCAGGTCACCGGGCCGTATCAATTCCTGCGGGCGTTCCGGCCCAACGCCGGCGTCTGGCCGCTGAACGTGCCGGAGGCGGACCGCCACGAATTGAGTGTTACAGAACGCGAGCGGCTGGACGCCATGGATCTGGGCGGCGGACCGCGTCCGTGGTATCCGAAGCAACTGCTCTTTCGCCGTGACTTCGCGGGCGGCCAGATGGCACGCGACATGACGCTGTTTGTGGATGACGATGGCGGCGCGTATCACATCTACGCATCGGAGGGGAACGGCACGCTTCACATTTCCAGGCTCAGCGATGATTTTCTTTCGCCGGCCGGGCAATTTGTCCGCGTGCGGCCGGGGCGTTTCAACGAGGCGCCGGCACTGTTCAAGCGCAGCGGCCGCTATTTCATGTTCACCTCGGACTGCACCGGTTGGGCGCCCAATCCGGCCCGCCTGCTGGCGGCGGATTCCATTTGGGGTCCGTGGGAAGAACTCGGCAATCCGTGCCTCGGCGACGGCCTGCAAATTGCCAGCACGTTTGCATCGCAATCCACTTTCGTGCTGCCGGTGCACGGTCTGCATGACGCCTTCATCTTCATGGCGGATCGCTGGCGGCCGGAGAATGCGATCGATGGTCGTTACGTATGGCTGCCCATCGAGTTCCGGCACGGCGTGCCGGTGCTGGTCTGGCGTGATGAATGGACGTTGGATTGCTTCCCCGCCTGA